Proteins from a single region of Macaca nemestrina isolate mMacNem1 chromosome 13, mMacNem.hap1, whole genome shotgun sequence:
- the LOC105479787 gene encoding GRB2-associated and regulator of MAPK protein 2 isoform X3, with protein MAALPPDSWQPPSVYLETSMGIIVLELYWKQAPKTWEYAEGVSERDILLIHSCRQWTTVTAHTLEEGHYVIGPKIDIPLQYPGKFKLLEQARDVREPVRYFSSVEEVASVFPDRIFVMEAITFSVKVVSGEFSEDSEVYNFTLHAGDELTLMGQAEILCAKTTKERSRFTTLLRKLGRAGALTGVGGGGPASAGAAGGSGGGGARPVKGKMPCLICMNHRTNESLSLPFQCQGRFSTRSPLELQMQEGEHTVRAIIERVRLPVNVLVPSRPPRNPYDLHPVREGHCYKLVSIISKTVVLGLALRREGPAPLHFLLLTDTPRFALPQGLLAGDPRVERLVRDSASYCRERFDPDEYSTAVREAPAELAEDCASPRRARLCLPAPRVPGLARAPGPLAPAPAGEGDQEYVSPDWAAAPEPVAPPAEIPYEELWAHQGPEGLARPPPGPDLISFGTAGPPRREPEAPPPPVPPKSEAVKEECRLLNAPPVPPRGGNGSGRLSGSPPVPPRFPKLQPVHSPSSSLSYYSSGLQDGVGSRSGSGSPSPDTYSLYCYPCTWGDCKVGESSSRPAPGPLPSTTQPSQASRALTEPLSGRAASLLGADTPVKTYHSCPPLFKPSHPQKRFAPFGALNPFSGPAYPSGPSAASSSGPTTTLGPVATSGPAYSPGPASPGQAYSAAPPASCAPSSSSSSEWQDPAVEPFDPFELGQGSSPEPELLRSQEPRAVGTPGPGPRLSPLGPPKAFEPEGLVLRQVPTPLSPAALQGPEAGGGRLFLTQGRLEGPPSSPRDGATGFGVRDASSWQPPADLSALSLEEVSRSLRFIGLSEDVVSFFARERIDGSIFVQLSEDILADDFHLTKLQVKKIMQFIKGWRPKI; from the exons GGAAGTTCAAGCTCCTGGAACAGGCCCGGGATGTGCGGGAGCCAGTGAGGTACTTCAGCAGCGTGGAGGAGGTGGCCAGTGTCTTCCCTGACCGCATCTTCGTGATGGAAGCCATCACCTTCAGCGTCAAG GTGGTGTCGGGCGAGTTCAGCGAGGACAGCGAGGTGTACAACTTCACGCTGCATGCGGGCGACGAGCTTACTCTTATGGGCCAGGCGGAGATCCTGTGCGCCAAGACCACCAAGGAGCGCTCGCGCTTCACCACCCTCCTGCGAAAGCTGGGCCGGGCCGGTGCGCTTACCGGGGTGGGAGGTGGCGGCCCGGCGAGCGCGGGGGCCGCGGGAGGCAGCGGCGGCGGGGGCGCCAGGCCGGTCAAAGGCAAGATGCCCTGCCTCATctgcatgaaccaccgcaccaaCGAGAGCCTGAGCCTACCCTTCCAGTGCCAGGGCCGCTTCAGCACTCGCAGCCCGCTGGAGCTGCAGATGCAGGAGGGCGAGCACACGGTGCGCGCCATCATCGAGCGCGTGCGGCTACCGGTGAACGTGCTGGTGCCCAGCCGGCCGCCGCGCAACCCCTACGACCTGCACCCGGTGCGGGAGGGTCACTGCTATAAGCTGGTTAGCATCATCTCCAAGACGGTGGTGCTCGGGCTGGCGCTGCGCCGCGAGGGTCCGGCGCCGCTGCACTTCCTGCTGCTCACGGACACGCCGCGCTTCGCGCTGCCGCAGGGCCTGCTGGCCGGGGACCCGCGCGTCGAGCGCCTGGTGCGCGACAGCGCCTCCTACTGCCGCGAGCGCTTCGACCCCGACGAGTACTCCACGGCCGTGCGCGAGGCGCCTGCCGAGCTCGCCGAAGACTGCGCCAGCCCGCGCCGCGCGCGCCTCTGCCTGCCCGCGCCGCGCGTCCCCGGGCTCGCCCGCGCCCCCGGCCCGCTAGCGCCCGCTCCTGCCGGCGAGGGCGACCAGGAGTACGTGAGCCCCGACTGGGCAGCCGCGCCCGAGCCCGTCGCGCCGCCAGCCGAGATCCCGTACGAGGAGCTGTGGGCTCACCAGGGGCCCGAGGGCCTCGCCCGGCCGCCCCCGGGGCCCGACCTCATCTCCTTCGGGACCGCGGGACCGCCGCGTCGGGAGCCGGAGGCGCCGCCGCCCCCAGTCCCTCCCAAATCGGAGGCG GTGAAGGAGGAGTGCCGCCTGCTCAACGCCCCTCCAGTGCCTCCCCGGGGTGGCAATGGCAGCGGCCGGCTCTCCGGCAGCCCCCCGGTTCCCCCTCGCTTCCCCAAGCTGCAGCCGGTACATTCCCCCAGCTCCAGCCTCTCCTACTACTCTTCTGGCCTCCAGGATGG GGTGGGTTCCCGCAGTGGCAGTGGCTCCCCATCACCGGACACGTACTCTCTCTATTGCTACCCATGCACCTGGGGAGACTGCAAGGTGGGCGAATCCTCTAGCCGCCCAGCCCCCGGACCCCTACCCTCAACCACACAGCCCAGCCAGGCCTCCCGGGCCCTCACAGAACCTCTGAGCGGTCGAGCCGCCTCCCTTCTGGGGGCTGACACCCCTGTTAAGACCTACCACAGCTGCCCTCCTCTATTCAAGCCCTCACACCCCCAGAAGCGCTTTGCTCCATTCGGAGCTCTCAACCCTTTTTCCGGGCCTGCCTACCCCTCAGGCCCTTCAGCGGCCTCCTCTTCTGGCCCCACAACCACCTTGGGTCCTGTGGCTACCTCTGGCCCTGCATATTCCCCAGGCCCGGCCTCGCCAGGCCAGGCCTATTCAGCTGCTCCCCCTGCCTCCTgcgccccctcctcctcctcctcttctgaaTGGCAGGACCCAGCCGTGGAGCCCTTCGATCCCTTTGAGCTGGGGCAGGGCAGTTCTCCAGAGCCTGAGCTGCTGCGTTCTCAGGAGCCCAGAGCAGTGGGGACACCTGGGCCTGGACCCCGCCTTTCCCCACTTGGCCCCCCCAAGGCCTTTGAGCCTGAAGGTTTGGTGCTGCGCCAGGTCCCCACCCCACTGTCACCAGCTGCTCTGCAGggacctgaggcaggaggaggacgACTTTTTCTAACCCAAGGGCGCCTGGAAGGGCCTCCTTCCAGTCCCCGGGATGGAGCCACAGGCTTTGGAGTCCGGGATGCCTCCTCTTGGCAGCCCCCTGCTGACCTGTCTGCGCTCTCCCTGGAGGAGGTCTCTCGCAGTCTGCGTTTCATCGGGCTCTCAGAGGATGTCGTGAGCTTCTTTGCCCGAGAACGCATCGATGGTAGCATCTTCGTGCAGCTCAGTGAGGACATCCTGGCAGATGACTTCCACCTCACCAAGCTGCAGGTCAAGAAGATCATGCAGTTCATCAAAGGCTGGAGGCCCAAGATCTGA